A single Triticum dicoccoides isolate Atlit2015 ecotype Zavitan chromosome 2A, WEW_v2.0, whole genome shotgun sequence DNA region contains:
- the LOC119355978 gene encoding protein DMR6-LIKE OXYGENASE 1-like gives MAPAIAAKPLLSDLVAQSKQVPSSHIRAVGDRPDLANVDHESGAGIPLIDLKQLDGPGRRRVVEAIGAACENDGFFMVTNHGIPEAVVEGMLRVAREFFHLPESERLKCYSDDPKKAIRLSTSFNVRTEKVSNWRDFLRLHCYPLESFVDQWPSNPPAFREVVGTYSTEARALALRLLEAISESLGLERGHMVKAMGRHAQHMAVNYYPPCPQPELTYGLPGHKDPNAVTLLLQDGVSGLQVRRDGRWVAVSPVPGALVINIGDQLQALSNDRYKSVLHRVIVNSESERISVPTFYCPSPDAVVAPAEALVDGGHPLAYRPFTYQEYYEEFWNMGLESASCLDRFRPIA, from the exons AtggctccggcgatcgccgccaAGCCTCTCCTAAGCGATCTGGTGGCGCAATCCAAGCAAGTCCCGTCGAGCCACATCAGAGCGGTCGGAGACCGCCCGGACCTCGCCAATGTCGACCACGAGTCCGGCGCCGGCATTCCGCTCATCGACCTGAAGCAGCTCGACGGGCCGGGCCGTCGCAGGGTCGTCGAGGCCATCGGCGCGGCGTGCGAGAACGACGGGTTTTTCATG GTGACGAATCACGGCATCCCGGAGGCGGTCGTGGAGGGGATGCTGCGCGTGGCGAGGGAGTTCTTCCACCTGCCGGAGTCGGAGCGGCTCAAGTGCTACTCCGACGACCCCAAGAAGGCGATCCGGCTGTCCACGAGCTTCAACGTGCGCACGGAGAAGGTGAGCAACTGGCGCGATTTCCTCCGCCTGCATTGCTACCCGCTCGAGAGCTTCGTCGACCAGTGGCCCTCCAACCCGCCGGCCTTCAG GGAGGTAGTCGGCACCTACTCGACGGAGGCGAGAGCGCTGGCGCTGAGGCTGCTGGAGGCGATATCGGAGAGCCTTGGGCTCGAGAGAGGCCACATGGTGAAGGCCATGGGGCGGCACGCGCAGCACATGGCGGTGAACTACTACCCGCCGTGCCCGCAGCCGGAGCTGACGTACGGACTGCCGGGGCACAAGGACCCTAATGCCGTCACGCTGCTCCTCCAGGACGGCGTGTCCGGGCTGCAGGTCCGGCGCGACGGCCGCTGGGTGGCCGTCAGCCCCGTGCCCGGGGCGCTGGTCATCAACATCGGCGATCAACTGCAG GCTCTGAGCAACGATCGATACAAGAGCGTGCTCCACCGGGTGATCGTGAACAGCGAGAGCGAGAGGATCTCGGTGCCGACGTTCTACTGCCCGTCCCCGGACGCGGTGGTCGCGCCGGCGGAGGCGCTGGTGGACGGCGGCCACCCTCTGGCCTATCGGCCCTTCACCTACCAGGAGTACTACGAGGAGTTCTGGAACATGGGCCTCGAGTCCGCCAGCTGCCTCGACCGCTTCCGACCGATCGCATGA